A region of Caloranaerobacter sp. TR13 DNA encodes the following proteins:
- the larE gene encoding ATP-dependent sacrificial sulfur transferase LarE: MINNEKYLKLMNYLKDLERVVLAFSGGVDSTFLLKAAKEALGDNVKAVTILSPYIPKWEVEEAKELVNELGINYEIIKVPIIDEIRNNPENRCYLCKKAVFSIIKSIAEKEGYNYVIDGTNFDDTKDYRPGLKALEELNIKSPLLECKLTKEEIRKLSKELGLKTWDKPPYACLLTRIPYGNELNVEDFQKIENAEKYLMDIGIRAVRVRCHKDLARIEVGKNERSKLFNEEILDEISKEFKKIGFKYITLDLEGYRTGSFNETILTK, encoded by the coding sequence ATGATAAATAATGAAAAATATTTAAAACTGATGAATTATTTGAAGGATTTAGAAAGGGTAGTTTTGGCATTTTCAGGAGGAGTAGATAGTACATTTTTACTCAAAGCTGCAAAAGAAGCTTTAGGAGATAATGTGAAAGCAGTTACAATACTTTCTCCATATATACCTAAATGGGAAGTTGAAGAGGCAAAAGAGTTAGTTAATGAATTAGGTATTAATTATGAAATTATAAAAGTACCTATTATAGATGAAATTAGAAATAATCCAGAGAATAGATGTTATTTATGTAAAAAGGCTGTTTTTAGTATTATAAAATCAATTGCAGAAAAAGAAGGGTACAATTATGTAATTGATGGGACAAACTTTGATGATACAAAAGATTATAGACCAGGATTAAAAGCTTTGGAAGAATTAAATATTAAAAGTCCTCTACTTGAATGTAAATTGACTAAAGAAGAAATAAGAAAACTGTCCAAAGAGTTAGGACTTAAGACTTGGGATAAACCACCATATGCATGTCTTCTTACTAGAATACCTTATGGTAATGAACTGAATGTAGAAGATTTTCAGAAAATAGAGAATGCAGAAAAATATTTGATGGATATTGGAATTAGAGCTGTAAGGGTGAGATGCCATAAGGATTTAGCAAGAATTGAAGTTGGAAAGAATGAAAGAAGTAAGCTATTTAATGAGGAAATTTTAGATGAAATTTCTAAAGAATTTAAAAAAATTGGATTTAAATATATAACATTAGATTTAGAAGGTTATAGAACTGGTAGTTTTAATGAGACAATTTTAACAAAATAA
- the cbiM gene encoding cobalt transporter CbiM, with protein sequence MHIPDNYLSPSTCATLGAAMIPIWRKATINIKKEMSRQKMPLLGICAAFSFLIMMFNIPLPGGTTGHAVGATLVAILLGPFSATIAVTIALAVQALFFGDGGILSLAANSFNMAFAMPFVGYYIFRFVKDKVSNNKGEYIAAFIAGYVSLNLAALLTAIQLGIQPILFKDGSGLPLYSPYGLDISIPAMMIPHLLVAGVLEGLVTAAVYGYVKKVSPEVIYEGTIKKIKPIYGLIMSLIVLSPLGILATGVAWGEWGSEEIKELLGFIPKGIENGFHFNALMPDYTILDIQEFIAYFISAVVGVVLILSITRLMSIRRFKGKNKDLGDLNKDIM encoded by the coding sequence ATGCATATTCCAGATAATTATTTAAGTCCTTCTACTTGTGCTACTTTAGGAGCAGCAATGATTCCAATATGGAGAAAAGCGACTATAAATATAAAAAAAGAAATGTCTAGACAAAAGATGCCTCTACTTGGCATTTGTGCAGCATTTTCATTTCTGATTATGATGTTTAATATTCCTTTACCAGGAGGAACCACTGGTCACGCAGTAGGAGCTACTTTAGTAGCTATTCTTCTTGGACCATTTTCTGCAACTATTGCAGTTACAATTGCTTTAGCAGTTCAGGCTCTATTTTTCGGAGATGGAGGAATCCTATCTTTAGCAGCTAACAGCTTTAATATGGCTTTTGCTATGCCTTTTGTTGGATACTACATATTTAGATTTGTGAAAGACAAAGTATCTAATAATAAGGGAGAATATATTGCAGCTTTTATTGCAGGATATGTATCGTTAAATTTAGCTGCTCTTCTTACTGCAATACAGCTTGGAATTCAGCCTATACTTTTTAAGGATGGATCTGGTCTCCCATTGTATAGTCCGTATGGCTTAGATATATCTATTCCAGCTATGATGATCCCTCATCTATTGGTAGCTGGTGTTTTAGAAGGATTAGTAACTGCTGCTGTTTATGGTTATGTGAAAAAGGTTTCTCCAGAAGTCATATATGAAGGTACTATTAAAAAAATTAAACCTATATATGGATTAATAATGTCTCTAATTGTACTTAGTCCTTTAGGTATTTTAGCTACAGGGGTAGCTTGGGGTGAATGGGGTAGTGAAGAAATAAAAGAGTTATTGGGTTTTATACCAAAGGGCATTGAAAATGGATTTCATTTTAATGCTTTAATGCCTGACTACACCATACTAGATATTCAAGAATTTATAGCATATTTTATTTCAGCAGTAGTAGGTGTGGTATTAATTCTTAGTATTACTAGACTTATGAGTATTAGAAGATTTAAAGGAAAAAATAAAGACTTAGGTGATTTAAATAAAGATATTATGTAG
- the larC gene encoding nickel pincer cofactor biosynthesis protein LarC, which translates to MKILYYDCFSGISGDMNLGAMIDLGVGKEYLINELSKLNLDSEYEIRIRRENKKGIDGTKVDVILKNKHDHSHDHHDHTHSHSHSHAHRNLKDIEYIINSSSLNENVKKLSIDMFRKIAQAEAKVHGKSLYEVHFHEVGAVDSIVDIVGAAICIDYLKVDKIMASHVQLGGGFVKCAHGLIPVPAPATVEILKGIPIKSGIAPFETTTPTGAAILAVNVDEFTDEMNFTIEKIGYGIGSRDLKIPNVLRVYIARENEEKKTESNSYIKQYILETNIDDMNPEIYSYIEEKLFDKGALDVFKTPIIMKKGRIAVKLSVLVREKDIKAIQEVIFKETTSIGIRKYEVEKIMLERDFSKVSTNYGEVTVKNSYYKGEKIKFKPEYEDCRRLAVENNIPIGEIYKEVYNKIGGASNDK; encoded by the coding sequence ATGAAGATACTTTACTATGATTGTTTTTCAGGAATAAGTGGGGATATGAATTTAGGTGCTATGATTGATTTAGGAGTAGGTAAGGAATATTTAATTAATGAGCTTTCAAAATTGAATTTGGATTCAGAATATGAAATAAGGATAAGAAGAGAGAATAAAAAAGGGATTGATGGAACAAAGGTAGATGTGATTTTGAAAAATAAGCATGACCACTCTCATGACCATCATGACCATACTCACAGCCACAGTCATAGTCATGCTCATAGAAATCTAAAGGATATTGAATATATAATAAATTCAAGTAGTTTAAATGAAAATGTAAAAAAATTGAGTATAGATATGTTTAGAAAAATTGCACAAGCTGAAGCAAAAGTACATGGAAAATCTTTATATGAAGTTCATTTTCACGAGGTAGGAGCTGTAGATTCTATAGTAGATATTGTGGGAGCAGCAATATGTATAGACTACCTAAAGGTAGATAAAATTATGGCATCACATGTACAATTAGGTGGAGGTTTTGTAAAGTGTGCTCATGGATTGATTCCAGTACCTGCTCCAGCAACTGTTGAAATACTAAAAGGCATTCCAATTAAGTCAGGGATAGCACCTTTCGAAACAACTACACCTACAGGTGCAGCAATTCTAGCTGTTAATGTGGATGAGTTTACAGATGAGATGAATTTTACTATAGAAAAAATTGGCTATGGAATAGGAAGTAGAGATTTAAAAATACCTAATGTTTTAAGGGTTTATATAGCAAGAGAAAATGAAGAAAAAAAAACAGAATCTAATTCATATATCAAACAATACATATTAGAAACCAATATAGATGACATGAATCCAGAAATATATAGCTATATAGAGGAAAAACTTTTTGATAAAGGAGCGCTAGATGTATTTAAGACACCTATAATTATGAAAAAAGGAAGAATAGCAGTAAAATTAAGTGTTTTAGTTAGAGAGAAGGACATAAAAGCCATACAAGAAGTAATTTTTAAAGAGACTACTTCAATAGGTATTAGAAAATATGAGGTTGAAAAGATAATGCTAGAAAGGGATTTTTCAAAGGTTAGTACAAATTATGGAGAAGTAACAGTGAAAAATTCATATTACAAAGGAGAGAAAATCAAATTTAAACCAGAATATGAAGATTGCAGAAGACTAGCAGTAGAAAACAATATACCTATTGGAGAAATTTATAAGGAAGTTTACAATAAAATAGGAGGTGCTTCAAATGATAAATAA
- a CDS encoding energy-coupling factor transporter transmembrane protein EcfT: MIEEWLLVKDEYVPEKESNKFIDKSIISILKVLSRIRRSGIKRHKFVYSLNPTLKVFFTILSLVLLSLSRSFIYVLVMNVYAFANILILDAEERSNILVTSLVIPLFTLIMLIPSMLRGNIANNLLLLQKIIVNIILVNCLSYTTKWNQITKSLKLLFIPDLFIWVMEITIKYIVLLGEYSVNLLYALKIRSVGKNYDKYNSLFRIIGNLFLKSKQMSEEMFSAMECRGFVGEYTIQMKFSFKKADLLYCIVNISLVVIFLVTNYL, translated from the coding sequence ATGATTGAAGAGTGGCTTTTAGTTAAGGATGAATATGTACCAGAAAAAGAAAGTAATAAATTCATAGATAAAAGTATTATTTCAATATTAAAAGTACTTTCTAGAATTAGGCGAAGTGGTATAAAAAGACATAAGTTTGTTTATAGCTTGAATCCTACTTTGAAGGTGTTTTTTACCATTTTAAGCTTAGTGCTTTTGTCTTTATCGAGAAGTTTTATATATGTATTAGTCATGAATGTATATGCTTTTGCAAATATTTTAATTCTTGATGCTGAAGAAAGGAGTAATATTTTAGTAACTAGCCTAGTTATTCCACTTTTTACTCTTATTATGTTAATTCCGTCTATGCTAAGAGGGAATATAGCTAATAATTTATTACTTTTACAAAAAATAATTGTAAATATTATTTTAGTCAATTGTTTATCCTATACAACTAAATGGAATCAAATTACTAAATCATTAAAGCTATTATTTATACCAGACTTATTTATTTGGGTTATGGAAATTACTATTAAGTATATTGTGTTACTAGGAGAGTATTCAGTTAATTTATTATATGCTTTAAAGATTAGATCTGTTGGGAAAAATTATGATAAATATAATTCCCTTTTTAGGATAATTGGAAACTTATTTCTAAAATCTAAGCAAATGAGTGAAGAAATGTTTTCTGCTATGGAATGCAGAGGTTTTGTTGGAGAGTATACTATTCAGATGAAATTCAGCTTTAAAAAGGCAGATTTATTATATTGTATAGTTAATATATCACTTGTTGTGATATTTTTAGTTACTAATTATTTATAA
- a CDS encoding energy-coupling factor ABC transporter ATP-binding protein, which translates to MIVVENLTFKYKDRIALDNISVNIKEKESVAIIGPNGSGKSTFLKILNGIVFPNKGKYLFNGEEITEKKLNDTRFSKLFHKRIGFVFQNPDAQLFCSTVFEEIAFGPMQMGLSEKEVNKRVNDCLNILNIEKIKYEHPYNLSVGEKKRVAIASVLSMNPEVLTLDEPMSGVDPKGKKFLKELLIKLNEAGKTIICATHDFEYVQGVFKRAIVFSEDHRIIRDDCYEAVIQDEEFLIKHNIK; encoded by the coding sequence ATGATTGTTGTAGAAAATTTAACCTTTAAATATAAAGACCGGATTGCACTTGATAATATTTCAGTGAACATAAAAGAAAAGGAATCTGTGGCCATAATAGGACCTAACGGAAGTGGTAAATCTACTTTTTTAAAGATTTTAAATGGCATTGTGTTTCCTAATAAAGGTAAATATTTATTTAATGGAGAGGAAATAACAGAGAAAAAATTAAATGATACTAGATTTTCAAAGCTATTTCATAAGAGAATTGGTTTTGTATTTCAAAATCCAGATGCTCAGCTTTTTTGCTCTACAGTATTTGAAGAAATAGCGTTTGGACCAATGCAGATGGGTTTATCAGAAAAAGAGGTTAATAAAAGAGTTAATGACTGCCTCAATATTTTGAATATAGAAAAGATAAAATATGAACATCCATATAATTTAAGTGTTGGGGAAAAAAAGAGAGTTGCAATAGCAAGTGTTCTTTCAATGAATCCAGAAGTACTCACTTTAGATGAACCCATGAGTGGTGTAGATCCCAAAGGCAAAAAGTTTTTAAAAGAACTTTTAATTAAACTAAATGAAGCTGGAAAGACAATTATTTGTGCAACCCATGACTTTGAGTATGTACAAGGAGTTTTTAAGCGTGCTATTGTATTTTCTGAAGATCATCGTATTATACGGGATGATTGTTATGAAGCAGTTATACAAGATGAAGAATTTCTAATAAAACATAATATTAAGTAG
- a CDS encoding DUF2164 domain-containing protein produces the protein MNNRIKLSQDRRKEMIESIKKYFLNERDEELGDLAASLILDFFIEELAPEFYNQGVYDSYQYMSGQIEDLLGIQIYKRKS, from the coding sequence TTGAATAATAGGATTAAATTAAGTCAAGATAGAAGAAAAGAAATGATTGAATCAATAAAAAAATATTTTTTAAATGAAAGAGATGAAGAATTAGGTGATTTAGCTGCTTCTTTAATTTTAGATTTTTTTATTGAAGAACTTGCTCCAGAATTTTATAATCAAGGAGTCTATGATTCATATCAATATATGAGTGGACAAATAGAAGATTTACTTGGAATTCAAATATATAAGCGAAAGAGTTGA
- the glmS gene encoding glutamine--fructose-6-phosphate transaminase (isomerizing), protein MCGIVGYIGSKKAHEILVEGLEKLEYRGYDSAGIAVFDKGQLKVRKYKGRLSVLRERLSEEEFNANVGIGHTRWATHGEPSDKNAHPHTNVTGDIAVVHNGIIENFMELKEELQEKGYKFVSETDTEVISHLIDYYFDDDLLEAVKKAVSRLEGAFALGVICRDNPDKLIAVRKDSPLIIGIGKGENFIASDIPAILKYTRDVYILEDGEMAVVEKDNIKIMQLNGKPVEKEVFTVNWDVEAAEKGGYDHFMIKEIYEQPKAIKDTLSPRINKDNVIKLDDINITKEELDKINRVYIIACGTAYHAGLLGKVLIEKYVKIPVIADVASEFRYSNPFIDENALMIVVSQSGETADTLAALRLAKKNNAKVYAVTNVVGSTISREADEVFYTWAGPEIAVASTKAYTTQLVSMALIALDMAVKKGTIDKEEYNKVLNELRNLSEKAQKILDNTELIKKASEKIYKAQSVFFIGRGIDYDVAREGSLKLKEISYIHSEAMAAGELKHGTIALIEEGTPVIAIATQERLYDKMLSNIKEVKARGAYVIALAKERNKEIEKTADTVIYIPDVIDELTSVLSVIPLQLLAYYVAVMRGCDVDKPRNLAKSVTVE, encoded by the coding sequence ATGTGTGGAATTGTTGGATATATAGGTAGTAAAAAAGCCCATGAAATATTAGTTGAAGGGCTTGAAAAGCTTGAGTATAGAGGATATGATTCTGCTGGTATAGCAGTATTTGATAAAGGGCAATTAAAGGTAAGAAAATATAAAGGAAGACTTTCAGTTTTAAGAGAAAGGTTAAGTGAAGAAGAGTTTAATGCTAATGTTGGTATTGGTCATACAAGATGGGCTACACATGGTGAACCATCAGATAAGAATGCACATCCTCATACTAATGTAACAGGGGATATAGCTGTAGTTCACAACGGTATAATTGAAAACTTTATGGAGCTTAAAGAAGAACTACAGGAAAAAGGATATAAATTTGTTTCAGAGACAGATACAGAAGTTATATCTCATTTAATAGATTATTACTTCGATGATGATTTATTAGAAGCTGTGAAAAAAGCAGTATCAAGACTTGAGGGAGCTTTTGCTTTAGGAGTAATTTGCAGAGATAATCCTGATAAATTAATTGCAGTAAGAAAAGACAGTCCATTAATAATAGGAATAGGAAAAGGAGAAAACTTTATAGCATCTGATATACCTGCAATATTAAAATACACTAGAGATGTTTATATATTAGAAGATGGAGAAATGGCAGTTGTAGAAAAAGACAATATCAAAATAATGCAGCTTAATGGAAAACCTGTAGAAAAAGAAGTTTTCACAGTTAACTGGGATGTAGAAGCAGCAGAAAAAGGTGGATATGACCACTTTATGATAAAAGAAATTTATGAACAGCCTAAAGCAATAAAAGATACTCTTTCACCAAGAATTAATAAAGATAATGTAATAAAACTTGATGATATAAACATTACAAAGGAAGAATTAGATAAAATAAATAGAGTTTATATTATAGCTTGCGGTACAGCATATCATGCAGGTTTGCTTGGTAAAGTTCTAATTGAAAAATATGTAAAGATACCTGTAATTGCAGATGTAGCATCAGAATTTAGATATAGCAATCCATTTATTGATGAAAATGCTCTAATGATAGTAGTAAGTCAATCTGGAGAAACTGCTGATACATTAGCAGCTTTAAGACTTGCTAAGAAAAATAATGCAAAAGTATATGCTGTAACAAATGTAGTAGGAAGTACAATATCAAGAGAAGCTGACGAAGTGTTTTACACTTGGGCTGGTCCAGAAATTGCCGTTGCTTCAACTAAGGCTTATACAACACAATTAGTTTCAATGGCTTTAATAGCTCTTGATATGGCAGTTAAGAAGGGAACTATCGACAAAGAAGAATATAACAAAGTATTGAACGAATTAAGAAATCTTTCAGAAAAAGCTCAAAAAATATTAGATAATACAGAGCTAATCAAAAAAGCAAGTGAAAAAATATATAAAGCACAAAGTGTATTCTTCATAGGTAGAGGTATAGATTATGATGTAGCAAGAGAGGGTTCATTAAAACTTAAAGAGATTTCATATATCCATTCAGAAGCAATGGCTGCTGGAGAATTAAAACATGGAACAATCGCTTTAATAGAAGAAGGAACACCAGTTATAGCTATAGCTACTCAAGAAAGACTATATGATAAGATGTTAAGCAATATAAAGGAAGTAAAAGCTAGAGGTGCATATGTAATAGCTTTAGCTAAAGAAAGAAATAAAGAAATTGAGAAAACAGCAGATACTGTAATATATATTCCAGATGTTATAGACGAATTAACTTCAGTTCTAAGCGTTATACCTCTTCAACTACTAGCTTATTATGTAGCAGTAATGAGAGGTTGTGATGTAGACAAACCAAGAAATTTAGCTAAAAGCGTAACAGTTGAGTAA
- a CDS encoding ImmA/IrrE family metallo-endopeptidase, whose translation MLSLKEIEKIEKQALEQRRIYDLGDESPIGLKIFSYIENIYDSYILLYPLKTRKIAGFTRKQGEIIQIFVNTSFSLSFQVFATAHELYHLIYLKEKSIDKFIVCNDQDISESIDDTGSNIEEIKANYFAAAFLMPRSVIEDRFSNFKRKKYLEEDLVLKITELQYEYEIPYKTILKRLKELGIIGKKEFEKLKSYDEQILEYCKMLDDEMCKRINELEHSNRRKYHSLNVPKIAYDVYRNNIITISKLESIIKKYDKTLEDFRVVKPEIKPIDIDFSSFRTGDDEDDEN comes from the coding sequence ATGTTATCACTAAAAGAGATAGAAAAAATTGAGAAGCAGGCTTTAGAGCAGCGTAGGATATATGACTTAGGTGATGAATCTCCAATTGGACTTAAAATATTTAGTTATATAGAAAACATTTATGATTCATATATATTGCTTTATCCATTAAAGACTAGAAAAATTGCTGGATTTACAAGAAAACAAGGAGAGATAATTCAGATTTTTGTGAATACAAGTTTTAGTTTGAGTTTTCAGGTGTTTGCTACTGCACATGAACTATATCATTTGATTTATTTAAAGGAAAAAAGTATAGATAAGTTTATAGTTTGCAATGACCAAGATATTTCTGAAAGCATTGATGATACAGGTTCAAATATCGAAGAAATTAAGGCGAATTATTTTGCGGCTGCATTTTTAATGCCAAGAAGTGTAATTGAGGATAGATTTAGTAATTTTAAAAGAAAAAAATACTTGGAAGAAGATCTTGTTCTTAAAATTACTGAACTCCAGTATGAATATGAGATTCCTTATAAAACAATCTTAAAAAGACTTAAAGAATTAGGAATAATAGGAAAAAAAGAATTTGAAAAACTTAAGAGCTATGATGAACAAATTTTAGAATACTGCAAAATGCTAGACGATGAAATGTGTAAGCGTATTAATGAACTTGAACATTCCAATAGAAGAAAATATCATTCTTTAAATGTACCAAAGATTGCTTATGATGTATATCGGAATAATATCATTACAATTAGCAAATTAGAAAGTATAATAAAAAAATATGATAAGACGCTTGAGGATTTTAGAGTTGTAAAACCAGAAATAAAGCCAATAGATATTGATTTTTCAAGTTTTAGGACAGGAGATGATGAAGATGATGAAAATTAG
- a CDS encoding pyridoxamine 5'-phosphate oxidase family protein, with protein MKKYLGKKVIVVVDRPLGSKHPEHEFIYPINYGYLSNTVSGDGEEIDAYVLGEFKPLEYYEGYVTAIIQRKNDNEDKLVVCKDLNMYNKDQIRALVEFQERFFETEIIMYENEVEKDIDGELVEFDVLKREFIDLVKIKKFMVLATSKDNRVTARSVSCVVINSKIYFQTDRTFLKYEQIKSNPNVALCVDNFQIEGYAKIKGHPFAEENRNFIEVFKKVHNGSFNAYSHMENEVVIEIEPKFVTAWKYKNGRAFREFLDFRNGRAYRKYYDNSK; from the coding sequence GTGAAAAAATATTTAGGGAAAAAAGTTATAGTAGTTGTGGATAGACCATTAGGGTCTAAACATCCAGAACATGAATTTATATATCCAATAAACTATGGATATCTTTCTAATACAGTTTCAGGGGATGGAGAAGAAATAGATGCCTATGTTTTAGGTGAATTTAAACCACTAGAATACTATGAAGGATATGTTACTGCAATAATACAGAGAAAAAATGATAATGAAGATAAATTGGTGGTTTGTAAAGACTTAAATATGTATAATAAAGACCAGATTAGAGCATTAGTAGAGTTTCAAGAGAGATTTTTTGAAACAGAAATAATTATGTATGAGAATGAGGTTGAAAAAGATATAGATGGTGAATTAGTAGAATTTGATGTTTTAAAAAGAGAATTTATAGACTTAGTTAAGATAAAAAAATTTATGGTACTTGCAACAAGTAAAGATAATAGAGTTACTGCAAGAAGTGTAAGTTGTGTTGTAATAAATTCAAAAATATATTTTCAAACAGATAGAACTTTCTTAAAGTATGAACAGATAAAAAGTAATCCTAATGTAGCTTTATGTGTTGATAATTTTCAAATTGAGGGATATGCGAAAATAAAAGGGCATCCATTTGCAGAAGAAAATAGAAATTTTATAGAAGTATTTAAAAAAGTACATAATGGTTCTTTTAATGCATATTCTCATATGGAAAATGAAGTAGTTATAGAAATTGAGCCAAAATTTGTTACAGCATGGAAGTATAAAAATGGGAGAGCTTTTAGGGAGTTTTTAGATTTTAGAAATGGAAGGGCATATAGAAAGTATTATGATAACAGTAAATAG
- a CDS encoding helix-turn-helix domain-containing protein, with protein sequence MKTIGERIRKLRESKGLNAKELCSLLDINPSTYSKLENDKKSIDVEELRKITSFYNVSADYILGINKVQEDIVMYMKRDKNLDNSDIEEIQMILSMMDEAITLKNMRERI encoded by the coding sequence ATGAAAACAATTGGAGAAAGGATTAGAAAATTAAGAGAATCTAAAGGGTTAAATGCAAAAGAACTTTGTTCTTTACTTGATATTAATCCTTCAACTTATAGCAAACTAGAAAATGACAAAAAATCAATTGATGTTGAGGAGCTTCGAAAAATAACAAGTTTTTATAATGTGTCTGCAGACTATATTCTAGGTATTAATAAAGTTCAAGAGGATATTGTTATGTATATGAAAAGAGATAAGAACTTAGATAATAGTGATATTGAAGAAATCCAAATGATATTATCAATGATGGATGAAGCAATAACACTAAAAAACATGAGAGAACGAATTTAG
- a CDS encoding MFS transporter, producing the protein MNKNIFKNKNYSKLFWGKFVSDIGSQFYMFSLAWYLLSLTNSAVIVGYFLSFRLLLYVTSAAVGGAISDRLDRIKVLIYCDFIRGVSIFINLLVIMKTSDINLILISLYISTAIHVLCDALFIPSSTAAIRFVISKKELTDGYSFIYLINNVKRILGIFFAGALYKLIGIEGIMLFNGLSFIISGIFEMFINVNTKEENYNKIELKLILTDLKEGMKFLFKLKSLFFITMISIFSNFIYEPLARNGFTYLFNQLIKVDPIYLSTAASLTAIGSIIMTKFIGKYDFVNIINHYYRGITFKTIYVVLLVINMVLFLEGITYFELFFIIHLILQACYGAIIVYINVPTLVYMQREVPSHMIGKVDSFITTFSMAIMPISTIVGSYIIDKINFLTLAIITFLAMSVVWIVYTIFRVNILRACETASSG; encoded by the coding sequence ATGAATAAGAATATCTTTAAAAATAAAAACTATAGTAAGTTATTTTGGGGAAAATTTGTTTCAGATATTGGTAGTCAATTTTATATGTTTTCTCTTGCATGGTACTTATTATCATTAACAAATTCAGCAGTGATTGTTGGTTATTTTTTATCATTTAGATTGCTACTATATGTTACTTCTGCAGCAGTTGGTGGCGCAATTAGTGATAGATTAGACAGAATTAAAGTATTAATTTATTGTGATTTTATCCGAGGAGTATCAATATTCATTAATTTATTAGTTATTATGAAAACTAGCGATATAAATTTAATCTTAATTTCACTATATATCAGTACTGCTATTCACGTATTATGTGATGCTTTGTTTATACCTTCATCTACTGCTGCTATTAGGTTTGTTATAAGTAAAAAAGAACTTACAGATGGTTATTCGTTTATATATTTGATTAATAATGTTAAAAGGATTCTAGGTATTTTTTTTGCTGGAGCTTTGTATAAGCTAATCGGAATTGAAGGTATTATGCTATTTAACGGACTAAGTTTTATTATTTCAGGTATATTTGAGATGTTCATTAATGTAAATACTAAGGAAGAGAATTATAATAAAATTGAATTAAAACTAATTCTAACTGACCTGAAAGAAGGTATGAAATTTCTTTTTAAACTAAAGTCATTATTCTTTATTACAATGATTTCTATTTTTTCTAACTTTATATACGAACCATTAGCAAGAAATGGATTCACTTACCTTTTTAATCAATTGATTAAAGTTGATCCAATTTACTTATCAACAGCAGCATCTCTTACAGCAATTGGTTCAATAATAATGACAAAATTTATTGGCAAGTATGATTTTGTTAATATTATCAATCATTATTACAGAGGGATTACATTTAAAACTATTTATGTAGTTTTATTAGTAATAAATATGGTACTTTTTTTAGAAGGAATAACTTATTTTGAATTATTTTTCATAATACATTTGATATTACAAGCCTGTTATGGAGCTATAATTGTATATATAAATGTACCAACATTAGTTTATATGCAAAGAGAAGTTCCTTCACACATGATTGGTAAAGTCGACTCATTTATTACAACATTTTCTATGGCTATTATGCCAATCTCTACGATTGTTGGTAGTTATATAATTGATAAAATTAATTTTCTTACATTAGCTATAATTACATTTTTAGCAATGAGTGTTGTTTGGATTGTTTATACGATTTTTAGAGTAAATATTTTAAGAGCGTGTGAAACTGCTAGTTCAGGCTGA